Genomic segment of Leopardus geoffroyi isolate Oge1 chromosome B2, O.geoffroyi_Oge1_pat1.0, whole genome shotgun sequence:
GCAGTTCTCACACCCACACCCTCCCGAGAGTGGGCCTTGCCAGGACTTCCACATCCCTTGGTTCTTTGCTCTCCAGGGGCTCCTCTGGCACTGGGCTAGCCTGTAgcccttcttctcctctccccctgccactTCCTTCCCTGCCACCTCGTGCTTCCCCTGCTCTCTGACCTGCTGACACCCACTgagtggcaggcactgtgctgatggTTTTACatgcatcatcttttttttctcctgattttattatgaaaatcttcaaacatacagaaaagttggAAGAGTGATGACCCATATTACCTGTCACCTCAAGTCAACaattctttacttattttgagggagagagagagcgcatacaTGCGagcagggcagaaggagggagagagagaatcccaaacgggctcctggctgtcagtgcagtgctGTGCAGTGCTACTTAATCTCACGAGTTATGAAataatgacctcagccaaaatcaagagacagacactcaaccaaccaagccacccaggtgcccctagattcaACAATCCTTAACATTTGCCAGGTTAACACATATATAACACAGGTgtgtatggttttgtttttgccaaatcTTTTGACAGCTCAGCCATCATAATACCTCTAAACACCTCGGCATTCATCTTTCAAACCCCATAGGATCCCTGCAAAGTCAGTACAGGTATTGGCCCCAGTTGACACCTGAAAGGTTTGAATGTAAGAGTTTGAGATTCTAAGAAATGGACTTTCTTGCCCAGAATCACGCAGACAGTGAGCGACAGAACTGAGGTTTGAAGCCAGGCTCTCATCCTGTCTTCTAGTTGAATGGTTCTAGAGCTCGGAATTATGGTCATTGCAGAAGGCAAGCCTCTGGCTTTGAGTTTCTGTGAAAAAACTCAAAGCATTTCGGAGAGACAAAATTTCATCTTAAGAATAGATCCTTAAGGTCAGAGCTACCACTTTCCAAGAGGTTGGGTATTTTCCAAGATGCCAGGTTACTGGAAAAGATGTTCAAGGTGCAGGCCCCAGAGGAACAGATCGTTAGAGATGCAAGACTACTGCTGCTGGAATGAGGTAACGCTTCAGAGCACCCCATCATGTATCTGAATGTTCTCCCATCCCAAATCGCCGTGAAATTTTCCTAGTTTACTACTTACTAAATGTGTGAATAGGACTTCATCCCCTTTGACTATTCGACACTCTTAaagtcttattttactttatttttaaaagattttatttttgagtgcctgggtgctcagtcagttaagcatctgacttcgactcaggtcatgatctctcagttcatgggttcgagtcccacgtcgggctctgtgctgacagctcagagcctggagcccacttcagattctgtctccctctacctctgtccctccccgtcttgcacactgtctttctctgcccaaaataaataaaccttaaaaaaaaaattttaagattttatttttaagtaatctctatacccaatgtggggcttcagacagagccagccaggcgcccccttaatgtCCTATTTTAGCTTTATATTTCAGAAATGGTCAAACATAGATGTgttcaataaaatacaaaatttaaagagaagggggcctggctggctctgtgggaagagcctgtgactcttgatcctggacataagttcaagccccaagtcaccATGAAGCAGGAGACAGGCtaattgtcctcattttactGGTAGAAATTCCAACGCATACAGGGACGTGCACATTATTCCCAAATAATGAAGAAATGCTGAATGGTGGGTCTCAAAATGTGGACCATTAGCCACCTGAACCCAAACAACCTGGAAAGCTTGTTTAAAATATAGActcctggagcgcctgggtggctcagttggtttagcgtctgactcttagtttcagctcaggtcatgatctcacagtttgtgggttcgagccctgtgttgggctctgcactgacggcacggagcctgtgtgggattatgtctctctctctgcccatctcatacatgctctctctctctctcaaaaataatacatacaggggcgcctgggtggcgcagtcggttaagcgtccgacttcagccaggtcacgatctcgcggtctgtgagttcgagccccgcgtcaggctctgggcttatggctcagagcctggagcctgtttccgattctgtgtctccctctctctctgcccctcccccgttcatgctctgtctctctctgtcccaaaactaaataaaacgttgaaaaaaaaaattaaaaaaaaaaaaaaataatacatacatacatacatacatacatacataataaaaaataaataaaatgtagactCTGGGGTTTACCAGGGAATCAGGTCACCAAGGGGTGGGCCCCTCTTAACACCTTACCCAGGTGATTGTTCCTAACCCAAGCTAGAGAACCAGTGGCTAAATTCCCAGACTATGACACTACACTAGGTACACTATTCTACCTACTGCAGCATTATACTATACTATGGGACTCGCTGCCAAATCGCTCTACTTCTCAATGACCCTTTCTCAATGACCCATTTGTAAAAATTCtgagtagtttattttttaacttttaaaagtttttttttaatttacctaccataaaattcactctttttgatATACGGTTCTaggagttttaacaaatgtaacCCTGTAACCCCAACCACAATCAGATTACAGAACAGGTCATAATCCCCCCAAAGTCCTTTGTCACTCCTTTCTAGTCAAATCCTTCCCGAAACttacctctggtaaccactgatctctTCCTAGTCCTGTAGTTTcgcctcttccagaatgtcatataaatggaatcatagaatacaTAGCCTTTTGAATCTGGCTCTTTCCATTTAGCATAAAGCATTTGTTGCACGTaacagtatttcattcctttgttgctgagtaatattctgttgtgtgaaTGTACCATGATTGTTTATCTTTTCCCCCagctgaaggacatttgggttgtttctgggcTTTGATGATAAACTCAATGATCCAAATTTAATTACACTGATTCTTTTCCATGGAAGAGTAGCAATCTCATATAGTACCAGTGATAAGGGAGGGTAGTAGGTAGAATGAAGGCAATAGCTCACATATGGTTCCTGCCAGTGGGTCATCTGTTTAATGGGCCAGGTTCAGGACTTAAATTTGTCATTATGATAAACCTTCTGGTCttccaaaaccataaaaataacagGGTCTTACAGAGTGCCTCAGAGCCTATTTCtgacaaatgaaatgaaaggctCTTGGCATGTCAGACCCCAGAATTCCCCCTGAAACCACCTGGGTGAGCCTCTCTTGTCTTGGAATATGTTGTGTCCTGTGGCAGAGTGAGGGTCATCAAGCACCATCATCCTTCTCTACAGTTTATGATGCTTTTGCCCAACTGGATCTATCTGATCTTCCAACAGacccaagaaggaagaaaggaaggtattTTTACTTGCACTATTTTGAAGATGAGTTTGTAGGAGCTCAAGGAAGCTGGTACTTGTCCAAAGTCAATGAGTCCCTTTGGTGAGGAAGAAACCCTACTCCAATCCTCAATCCGGCAGTTTCcggttttaaagttttttttagaaTGGTGATTTATCTCTTGAATCTGCACATTTGAGAATCAACTCTTCTCAGAGTAAGTGAtggggtgggcagaaagagaaccAAGccgagttcaaatcctgcctttgCTTGCTGGCTGCATGGCCTCAATGTTCTCACAAGACAGGTGACACTGTTACTAACTCCTACTTAGTGTTCAAAGCTGAGAGGTCTCAGAAGAGCTAATGCAAGTGGGTAAGGCATTCAAGGTACTCCATAAGTGGCCACAATTATTATCAACGTGGTTCCTTAGGAGAAACTATAGAATGTGTACACCATGAACTCCGTGTGGCGGGTGCACTCTGCCCCTGAGCAGGATATCCGAGGCCTGACTTTTCTGGCACTGACAGAGGAAACCAAGGGGTTAAGGAGGAGGCCTGGAAGCTGGCACAGCTGCGGGCCATTCGTTTCTAAGTTTctgaggaggggctgagggacaCAGCTGAGGCAGCTGTGTGCAGGGACGCTGAGGGTGTCTCCGTGGAGGACACTGGGCTGAAAGctttgtgtttcttatttctgAACTTGGCTTTACACTCCGGAGGGGAGTTCTTCACATCTGAGCTTGGTGTTTGAGCCCTGGCGCTGGTGGTTCCCGCAGTCAATGGCTCGCCATTCTTTGTGAGGCAATATTGCTATTGATGTCGGGCCAGGGTGGTTAGGAAACGGGATCTTCCAAATGGGGACTTTGTGGTTTGGCCACACCGAGCTGTGCCTCCACAAGCACAGTTGGGGGTTGAGACAGTTACCCACAGGGTGGGGCTTGAGGGTGAAGTGGTGTTCCTCCGCCGCTGCACTCCTTCCCCCTTCTCAGCAGCATTACCACGGCCCTGTGTGGCCATATCGTGGGCTCAGACTCCACCAAGAGAAGGGGCTGTGTGGGAACAACTGGACCCTGAGAAGGCTCCTGAGAGTGAAAAGCAGGAGACCAAGGTGCCAGCTCTCTGAAGGATGAACCGTGtgctctgcctgcctgtctcccaCAGCACAGGGCCCTGTACAAGACCCGGGCCAAGAGGTGGAAAGGCGGTGGGCCTGGAGAAGTCCACTCCACCCTCTCTGGGAAGACTTTTATGTCCTCCAGACAGCCAGAGGCGCCTTCTGCCCTGACCTCCTTCAgccctgtgtcccctcctctATGCAGCCCTTGTCAGTGTATTGTAATTACTCGTGGGGCTGGCGGTGCGCCCACCGCACCTACCACACGCAGCCATGGCAGCTGCTCAGAACACATTGATGGAGTGACTGAATGGAtctgaagagacaaaagaaatctgaagataGCCCCCAGAAGGAGCTGAAGGGGCTTCTGGACAGGGAACCACTTGCTCTGCATTTTTTTGCCCTGATGGAAATCCTCTCACAAAAGAGTGGCAGCTAAGAGCCCTCACTCCTGCCCTCTGAGTTTGATTTCCTTTGaaattctccttcctttttattccaaCTATTTTCTAGAAGCAGTGAGTACTGGCTTGGTTTCAGGCACATGTGATGTTTCTCTTCAAAGCCACCACTGATGTTAGAGACCTCCCCCCAGTTCTGCGGTCCCCTCTGGTCAGCCAGGCAGATGAGGTAAACTTGTTCACTGAACTCATTTACCTTGTTCTTGACCGTGGCTTCGTGCCCTGCCCCTTCGGTGCTGAAGTAACAGTATTCATGACAATATGGAGTGAGCTCAGTCCTGACCATTGAAAAGGGGAGGCTGAAGATGAACAAAAGCATCTTAAATGAGATACCTACTGTGCGCTGGgtagtgggggaaggaaggaaagaatacagAGCCCATGTCCATGGTCTAATGCGGAGACGACAGCTAATGACCATATAGTGTGAGAAGAGCTAGGATGTGGCGAATGACCAAATGGCAAACCTGGTGACCCCTCTGGACTTTGCATTAGTTCACATGGCCTGCCCCTCTTCATCTGGACTCATGTGGGTGGCCTGTCTCCCTCAGCAGGCTGATTCTCTCCTcccaggcagagaggcagacaggaagATGCTCAGGATCCAGGCTAACTGAGCCAGTTAGACATTCAGTTGatttgcagaagcttttatttccACATATCCATTTGTTGATGTTTTTCCTCATTCTCATTGCCCAAGAGGATTGATTATACGCGAAATTGTGATGTGTATTCTATGATCTGCCTAGAGAATTACCTCAACATTGGCCAGAGCTTAGCATTCTTAGCCACGTGGGGCTCCGGAGGTACATACAGCAGGACCCAGAACTTCTGGATTCCCTGCAGCCTGAGCATCAGCACATTCTAGAGGCAGGGACTAGGATGCAAAGTAGGGATGGAGGGTATGGAATAAATAGTCCTATGCCCTTGGGCTCGAATCCCCTTTTCCCTGACGTGTGCTTCTCCCACTGACTTCTAAACCCCTGGGCCTCCAAGGGCTGCCTCTGCTCCTCGGACCCTTGTCCTCTCCTCTAGCACCTAGGTTCCCTTTGCAAACCCTGAAGCCCAGCCACAGGAGGATAAGCAGCGGGAGAAGTCTCTCAGCTCAGGCCAGAGAGAGGAGTCCTAGGCCATAGCTATTTTCAGAACTAAAATTGAAGCCCATGGTTTATTTCCTCAGCACTTAATTAGACTCCAGCACTGCACAGGGCTGCCTCCTTCCCGCCCACGAACGAAAGCCTGACCAGTGGGTTTGGGAGCTGACGCCATGTCAcaggcaggagggctggggccTGGAGTATTTTTACTTATGGGAGGCTGTGGAGAACAAAACCACTTGGCCCTGTGCCAGTTAGACTAAGTCAGTTGGGAGAGGGAGCATAGCAGGAAAGCTGTTATATCATCCTTCCTTCTTTGAACTGTGTTGTAAATCTGCTAGACAGGAAATGGGgattgggagggggaggggactgcATAGCCAGGCTGGAGTGGGGGTGGTTACCACCACCCTCAGAGCCCAGCTTAGGCGAGGCCCTGTCCCCAGGGGAAGGTAAGGGGAGTGGGGAAGACTCACATGGGGCTGGGGCATGGTGGGTGAGAGGGCACACTGACTGTGTTCAAAGCTTCCTGGGTCAGGTTGGGTATAGGGTGAATGTATATGCCTGTGGGTGATTTCTGGGCTGGCTTGAGGTCCTCCAAATAATGCCACTCAAACAAATACGgtttttagagctggaaggaacttTGAGACCCTTTAATGAGGATGTCAAGgacaatagagaaaaaagaaatgacctaaagccacacagctaatGAGAACCGAAactggggatgggaggggggtggCGTCTTCTGACGTCTGTAAGATGGCTGTTCTAGATCTCCTTTTCTTACTGCTGTTTCTGGGCTTTCATTCCAGAGCAAGAGTAgacataaaatgcaaatatgcttGGGTAAATGACACGTTAATTCAGTTCACGTTAAGAACTAAATAATTGATGTTTAATACTTTACTGAGGAGAGATTTTGGTGAGTGAGAGACCCCTGAGCTCCCTGAAGCAGCACTTCTGATCACAAGGGTAGGAGGCATCATCTATTTATGATCAACCTAAGACTATGGGAGCCTCAGtgttcctggggggggggggggcggtggcggtGAAGGGAAGATGAGACCTGTGATGTCTCTAAAATAGAACCAGTTTCTTCTGAGGGAGAAGTGAAAATAGGAAACCTGGCTAATGGCTTCCCATATTCATACATTTGTGCAACATTTCCCCACAAAAGTCTGGAAACCAGCCTTAGGAGCACCATCGCTGTTGGAGTAAACTCCTGCTCCCCCATAGAACCAAGGAACCTCCTGTTTTCCACTTCTTCCCCTCCCACAACACTCCGAGGCTGCCTCTCAAATGAGGAATCCTATGACAATAGTCTAAGACCTTCCTACCCACTCCAGGACCctaaattaagttaaataatgGCCATACCTaacctttattttgcttttgttttgttttgttttggtttggtttggccTGGTTTTGGCCAACCAATTCACTAGCATTATCCCATATCATcttgattattattatcatctccatttcacaatgaggacattgaggctcagagaggttaaataattttcccaaagtcacctAAGTGACAATAAGAGCCACAACTTGAACCAAGGGAGACTTATTCTACAACTTCTGTGTTACCCACCTCAGACTGCTTCCAATGGTGGAAATAAGATTCTTTGGAGTGCAGAGGACGCTAAATAGAATTTCATCCAACAGCAGGAAGGAGGCCCATATTGTTTATCACCTAGGCTCAAGGATACAAAAGGGTGAGGAGTGCTAGGCCCTGGAGGGTGTCTGGCTGAGAGCTGAAATTGGGAGTGAGGTTGCCATGTTCTGCCATGCCAGAACACGGTGTTGGGTGTACATTTCTGGTTTTTGGGCAAATAGCCTAAATATCCCTTTCACTTCTCCTTGGCAGGGTCTTGGGCCATTAATACCCTATCACCACCATCCCATTCTTATATTGGTCACCCAACTCATTTCTGTGACCTAAACCTGCAATTACTTGATGTCTATTGAATGCAAATAAAACTGATTCTTGACACCCAGGGACAGTTGACGTAAGATCTTGGttgttctctcttctcctgttACTTCTTCCCTATCACCTCCACCAGGGAGCACACAAGTGGAAAATATGCTTGTTCATTATTAGTCTTTTGCTATAAACTAACTTTGTTAGTATTTCCCACTAGAAAAAGACTAGTGGGGAAATAGTTTGAGGATTGTACCTtacctttttgtgtgtgcattCCCTGTCATCTGATAGCCTAGATAACATCTAAACTTTTTTCTTAGTTGGTCCTTGGCTGTGTTTGTTGAattgttgtgttgtgtttgtgAATTATATGTCATCTTTTACCCAGGTCCCCCCTTGGTCAAATTCTATGATTGATGAATATGGATAGCACTGGACTCTCACTGTATCCCATTAAATGAATTCATACATGTAACATACTAGGATATTTCCTGGCCCAAAACAAACACCCAATAATTGTCAGTTATTATTGTTGATGTTATAAGATGtgcttgaaaaaataatattcaaaatcgaaggcatcaatttttttttcttgttgttgtccTGATATTTTTCATTATAGCAACCAGGACTGAAGCAAAGTTCCTCAAGGACAGGAACCAAGGATGATAATATGGAGCAGTACTAGTTATAAACCCATTAGGGGAAGACTTCTGCTTCTAGTTATTATGGACTAGCTTGTATCAGATCAATGCTCCACATGAGAACAACTAGAAAAacctagattttgtttttaaatgtttattcatttttgagagagagagagcacgagttgtgggggggggaacgcagagagagggagacagaggatctgaagtgggctctgcactgacagcagagaccctgatgcaaggcttgaactgacaaaccgggagatcatgacctgagctaacgtTGGACTTaagattaaccaactgagtcaccaaggcacccctagattttatTAAAAGTGAGAAACATCTATTTGAAAGCATTGGAGAGATATAAGACAGAGTCTAAGGtattagagaaaaaggaaataaagagaggTGAGCAGCTTAATAGATGCAGCTACTTTCTCCCAAGAGACATTTGATGATTCTGAATAAGTACAGAGAAGCTGAGCAGCTGAACAGGACTGTTGGCAGTCTTACAAGGGTAAGGAGACAAAAATTGGGATTCAGAGCTTTCCAAAAGGAGGGGATCTGGTAAACAGCCCAGTCTTCAGCTGGGAACCTTGAGGGACTACACCCTGGTAATAAAGCTAGCCCGAAAATAGACGAGCACTCACAGAGACTGTAACTCAGATCTGAATCAAACCAATCTCCAATTAGACTAAGAAGTTATACTCCTTGCTAACTGCCTGCCAGAAGCAAAGCAAATCCTCTTCAGAGGAATATGACATCATCCAGGCTCTCAAATTATTGCTACATTTTTCATATGGTGTCTGGCATTAAACAAATAGatgataacaataacaacaaaaccaggCATAACAGGAGCTAGGAACAAATGactgaaaaccaaaagaaaaaaaatgttgtaatttAAACAGatatgttgaatatattttaagaataatctAATGAAAATTCTAGGATTGAAATTAAGAACTCAGAGGAAAGATTTCAAAGCAGATTAGACTCAACTGAAGAGATGATTCACGACCTTGAATatagactagaaaaaaatatgtggacTTCACTACAATTACAGCaggataaaatttttaagaaataccaaaaagaaagacTGGGAGATATATGGGATTCAGTGTAGACATTTGTGTAATTAGAGTcctagaagaaaaggagagagagtgtgtagcataaacaatatttgaagagcaaataatctaaggatttaaaaactgataaaagacaTAGAGGCacagataaatacaaagaaagttaCAACTAGACCCATCATTGTAAAATAGGTAAAAAACAACTAAAGACAAAAACTGTAAATGAAgttagtataaaaaaataataaaacacattttgttcAGGGGCACAAAATAAGACAGccaaattttcaataaaaacaatggaagccaaaaaataatgaaatgatatCTTTAAAAGGCCAAAAGAAAGGATGTGGCTGGAGTTTGAGGTGCACAGGGCCAGTAACGCTGCAGACCTGAGACCTGAAGCAGCCTAGAGGCGGTGAAAAATAGCCCTGAACACCTGCAATAAAAAATGTCCTCTAATAAAACAACATTGCAAAAagtgggaaagaaacagaaaggaaagagtaaaGTAGAAGAGGCAGAGCCGGAAGAATTTGTGGTGGAGAAAGTAGTAAATGGGAAGATGGAGTATTTCCTGAAGTGGAAGGGATTTACAGATGCTGACAATACTTGGGAGCTTGAAGAAAATTTAGATTGTCCAGAGTTAATTGAACCATTTCCTAATTCTCAAAAAGCTGGTAAAGAAAAAGACGGTACAAAAAAAGACTCTTTATCCAACAGTGAATCTGATGATGGCAaatccaagaagaaaagagatgctGCTGATAAACCAACAGGCTTTGCCAGAGGTCTTGATCCTGAACAAATAATTGGTGCTGCAGACAGCAGTGGAGAATTCACATTTctcatgaaatggaaaaattcagaaGGGGCAGAGTCGGCGTT
This window contains:
- the LOC123608825 gene encoding chromobox protein homolog 3-like, encoding MSSNKTTLQKVGKKQKGKSKVEEAEPEEFVVEKVVNGKMEYFLKWKGFTDADNTWELEENLDCPELIEPFPNSQKAGKEKDGTKKDSLSNSESDDGKSKKKRDAADKPTGFARGLDPEQIIGAADSSGEFTFLMKWKNSEGAESALAKEANMKRLQIIIAFYEERLTCHSCLEDEAQ